Proteins from a genomic interval of Niabella soli DSM 19437:
- a CDS encoding glycoside hydrolase family 88/105 protein, which translates to MKTVHLLLATAVSVLSGSATVYAQSSKIDEFKSWPQGTSPKEIGDRIAARFVASPHAGFNTARPPKVIIYPETCAWYGALIFAKQTGNKMLTKQLAERFEPLLGSQDTLIPVPDHVDYTVFGAVPLELYMQTKDPRYLKIGKTMADKQWGPPEGKRVTAESHRFYDKGLTWQTRLWIDDMFMITAVQAQAYRATGDQKYINRAAKEMVFYLDSLQQPNGLFYHAPDVPYFWGRGDGWMAVGMSELLRSLPKNNPNRERIMTGYKKMMATLLKYQAEDGMWRQLIDDPASWKETSATGMFTCAFITGVKEGWLDKKVYAPAARKAWLSLIRYINSDNDITDVCEGTNKKNDHQYYLDRKRNTGDLHGQAPLLWCATALLR; encoded by the coding sequence ATGAAAACAGTTCACCTCTTGCTCGCAACCGCTGTTTCTGTTCTATCTGGAAGCGCAACGGTTTATGCACAATCTTCAAAAATTGATGAATTTAAAAGCTGGCCACAGGGCACCTCTCCAAAAGAGATCGGTGACCGGATCGCCGCCCGGTTTGTGGCCTCGCCGCATGCTGGGTTTAACACCGCGCGGCCGCCGAAAGTGATCATTTACCCTGAAACCTGCGCCTGGTATGGCGCCTTGATCTTTGCAAAACAGACGGGAAACAAAATGCTGACGAAACAATTAGCCGAACGTTTTGAACCGTTATTGGGCAGCCAGGACACGCTAATCCCCGTACCGGATCACGTGGACTATACCGTATTTGGCGCGGTGCCTTTAGAATTATATATGCAAACAAAAGACCCGCGTTACCTGAAAATAGGGAAAACAATGGCTGATAAACAATGGGGTCCGCCCGAAGGAAAGCGTGTAACGGCTGAATCGCATCGCTTTTATGACAAAGGGCTTACCTGGCAAACGCGTTTGTGGATTGATGATATGTTCATGATCACGGCGGTTCAGGCGCAGGCCTACCGTGCAACCGGCGATCAGAAATATATTAACCGAGCCGCTAAAGAAATGGTTTTTTATCTCGATTCGCTGCAGCAGCCCAACGGTTTGTTTTATCATGCGCCGGATGTGCCCTACTTCTGGGGCAGGGGCGATGGTTGGATGGCAGTAGGGATGAGCGAATTGCTACGTTCATTGCCAAAGAACAACCCGAACCGGGAACGGATCATGACGGGCTATAAAAAAATGATGGCCACCTTATTGAAATACCAGGCGGAAGATGGGATGTGGCGTCAGCTCATTGATGACCCGGCTTCATGGAAGGAAACTTCAGCTACGGGAATGTTTACCTGTGCGTTTATAACGGGTGTAAAAGAGGGCTGGCTGGACAAGAAAGTGTATGCACCCGCAGCACGTAAAGCATGGCTTTCTTTGATCAGATATATCAATTCCGATAATGATATTACGGATGTGTGCGAAGGTACCAACAAGAAAAATGATCATCAATATTATCTGGACCGTAAACGTAATACCGGTGATTTGCACGGACAGGCGCCGTTGTTGTGGTGCGCGACAGCATTGCTGCGCTAG